A genomic segment from Thamnophis elegans isolate rThaEle1 chromosome 3, rThaEle1.pri, whole genome shotgun sequence encodes:
- the DCTN3 gene encoding dynactin subunit 3, with product MAVPEVQQLQNRLDALEERMFGAPAGAASAGGPRKITDGLGKVQGALGNIASKRERVKILFKKIEDILKYLDPQYIDRMAMPDAMKLQFILAEKQSIMAQGALLEQVKSLQPYLDSAHIKASSDHATKLQRLSQIHLQQQDQCEAVTENIRLLLEDYNKMTLLLSKQFIQWDEMLSQLEAAKQVKPTPE from the exons atggcggtgcctgaGGTGCAGCAGCTCCAAAATCGCCTCGACGCCTTGGAAGAGCGGATGTTCGGGGCTCCTGCGGGGGCCGCGTCCGCGGGGGGACCTCGGAAA ATAACAGACGGCTTGGGCAAAGTTCAAGGCGCTTTGGGAAACATTgcaagcaagagagagagagttaaaaTTCTGTTCAAAAAAA TTGAAGACATCCTGAAGTACCTGGATCCCCAGTACATTGACCGAATGGCCATGCCAGATGCCATGAAACTGCAGTTCATATTGGCAG AGAAACAGTCCATCATGGCGCAGGGAGCACTTCTGGAGCAGGTGAAGAGCCTACAGCCTTACTTGGACAGTGCACACATCAAAG CTTCTTCTGACCACGCCACCAAGCTCCAGCGGCTTTCACAAATACACCTTCAGCAGCAG GATCAGTGCGAAGCCGTGACCGAGAACATCCGGTTACTTCTGGAAGATTACAACAAAATG ACTCTCCTCCTTTCCAAACAGTTTATCCAGTGGGATGAGATGCTGAGCCAGCTGGAAGCCGCAAAGCAGGTGAAGCCCACACCTGAGTGA